One window from the genome of Trueperaceae bacterium encodes:
- a CDS encoding arylsulfatase, with product MADVHKRPNILLFNPDQWRADVMGHFGNPAAVTPTLDGFAETDATSFSNAFCQNTVCTPSRCSFMTGWYPHVRGHRTMHHMLRPDEPMILKTLKEEGYFVWWGGKNDVVPAQNSFDAYCDLKYTPPDTVLRPLQPSLHQADAWRGDPDGDNYFSFYAGRVPIPQGDNVYFDRDWANVEGAIDFINNPPSSQPFCIYLPLTYPHPPYGVEEPWHGMIDRAALPPRIPTPESWVDKPSILSRLAQGQRLEGWTEDRWNELRATYYGMCARVDFQFGKVLEALRLSGMYDDTAIFFFSDHGDFTGDYGLVEKTQNTFEDVLTRVPFLIKPPSWLPVTPGVSDALIELVDLPATIEALAGIQPRHDHFGCSLLPLVAGETLEHRETVFCEGGRRHYETQAMEHESNSAGTDGLYSPRLNWQVQEGPEHTKALMCRSKHYKYVMRLYETDELYDLSSDPGEEKNRIEDPVLSSVLKDLRGRTTRFLLETADVVPYETDLRG from the coding sequence ATGGCTGATGTCCACAAGCGGCCCAACATTCTGCTCTTTAATCCTGACCAATGGCGTGCAGATGTCATGGGCCATTTCGGTAATCCGGCAGCCGTTACACCTACGCTGGATGGTTTTGCCGAAACTGATGCTACTTCATTCTCTAACGCTTTCTGTCAGAACACAGTCTGTACTCCAAGTCGCTGCTCTTTCATGACAGGTTGGTATCCCCACGTACGTGGTCACCGAACGATGCATCACATGCTCCGACCCGACGAACCGATGATTTTGAAGACCCTAAAGGAAGAAGGGTATTTCGTGTGGTGGGGAGGCAAAAATGATGTAGTGCCTGCCCAGAATAGCTTCGATGCTTATTGTGATTTGAAGTACACCCCGCCTGATACTGTTTTACGGCCACTCCAACCCTCATTGCATCAAGCTGATGCTTGGCGGGGAGACCCTGATGGAGATAATTATTTCTCGTTTTATGCGGGTCGTGTACCGATTCCTCAAGGTGACAACGTCTACTTTGACCGTGACTGGGCAAATGTTGAAGGTGCAATTGATTTCATCAACAATCCTCCCTCTAGCCAACCCTTTTGCATCTACTTGCCCCTCACATACCCGCACCCTCCATATGGTGTGGAGGAGCCATGGCACGGGATGATTGATCGAGCGGCATTACCACCTAGGATTCCTACTCCTGAGAGTTGGGTCGACAAGCCGAGTATTCTGAGTCGGCTTGCTCAAGGCCAAAGGCTGGAGGGTTGGACTGAGGATCGTTGGAATGAACTCCGAGCGACCTATTATGGGATGTGTGCTCGGGTTGATTTTCAGTTTGGCAAGGTTCTAGAAGCTTTAAGGCTCTCCGGTATGTATGACGACACGGCAATCTTTTTCTTTTCGGATCATGGTGATTTTACTGGCGATTATGGCCTGGTGGAAAAAACCCAGAACACTTTCGAAGATGTCCTTACAAGGGTGCCATTCCTAATTAAGCCACCCTCATGGCTGCCAGTAACACCTGGAGTCAGTGATGCCCTTATTGAGTTGGTTGACCTTCCTGCAACTATTGAGGCCCTCGCAGGAATACAGCCTCGGCACGACCATTTCGGATGTTCTCTCTTGCCTTTAGTAGCTGGGGAGACCCTTGAACACAGGGAAACTGTTTTTTGTGAGGGTGGTCGTCGTCACTATGAAACTCAGGCTATGGAACACGAATCTAACTCAGCTGGTACAGATGGACTGTACTCTCCTCGGCTCAATTGGCAGGTTCAGGAAGGACCTGAGCATACTAAAGCCCTGATGTGTAGATCGAAGCACTATAAGTACGTTATGCGTTTGTATGAGACTGATGAACTCTACGACCTAAGTTCCGATCCAGGGGAGGAAAAGAACCGTATCGAAGATCCCGTTCTTAGTTCTGTGCTAAAAGATCTACGGGGTCGAACAACTCGGTTTTTGCTTGAAACTGCTGACGTTGTACCTTACGAAACAGACCTTCGGGGTTGA
- a CDS encoding dehydrogenase, producing the protein MTKTIRWGILGTGNIAKSFAQGLKDLPGIELEAVGSRTEKTARGFGEQFGIPKHYASYEALVDDPNIDIIYISTPHPMHVDNVILCLSAGKHVLCEKPFAINAQEARRAMELAKRQQLFLMEGMWTRFLPHIVRIRELLEEGVIGNPRALQASFGFRTNYDSKHRLFDPSLGGGALLDVGVYSIALAHMFFGPPSDVSGFANLAPTGVDEEAALVLRHAGGELSTLLTAIRLNTPHRATLIGVDGWIDLHPNWWSPSNFTVNRNGEKPEFFDIETPLHGFSYEALAVSEHLRVGELESPIMPLRDTLAIAETMDQARQLWGITYPME; encoded by the coding sequence ATGACCAAAACAATTCGATGGGGCATCCTAGGCACCGGCAATATCGCAAAAAGCTTTGCGCAGGGACTGAAAGACCTTCCAGGCATTGAGTTGGAGGCTGTAGGATCACGAACAGAAAAAACAGCTCGGGGCTTCGGTGAACAATTTGGCATCCCAAAACACTATGCTAGTTACGAAGCGCTTGTCGACGACCCCAATATTGACATTATCTATATCAGCACCCCCCACCCAATGCATGTCGATAACGTTATTCTCTGCCTGAGTGCCGGTAAACATGTCCTATGCGAAAAACCGTTCGCCATTAACGCACAAGAGGCCCGGCGAGCTATGGAACTAGCTAAACGCCAGCAATTGTTTCTGATGGAGGGAATGTGGACCCGCTTCCTACCCCACATTGTTAGGATTCGAGAATTATTAGAAGAAGGCGTAATTGGCAATCCAAGGGCATTACAAGCCAGCTTTGGTTTCCGTACCAACTACGACTCTAAACATCGCCTTTTTGACCCATCACTCGGTGGTGGAGCTCTCCTCGATGTCGGCGTTTACTCAATAGCACTAGCCCATATGTTTTTTGGCCCTCCGAGTGATGTCTCAGGGTTTGCAAATCTAGCACCTACTGGTGTTGATGAAGAGGCTGCACTCGTACTGCGGCACGCTGGTGGCGAGCTTTCTACTCTTTTAACAGCCATCCGTTTAAATACGCCCCACCGAGCTACCCTGATTGGCGTGGATGGTTGGATCGATCTGCATCCTAACTGGTGGTCACCATCTAACTTCACCGTAAATCGGAATGGTGAGAAGCCTGAATTCTTCGACATAGAGACTCCGCTACATGGCTTCAGTTACGAAGCTTTGGCTGTCAGCGAGCATTTACGGGTTGGAGAATTGGAATCACCCATTATGCCATTAAGGGACACACTTGCTATAGCTGAAACGATGGACCAGGCAAGGCAGCTATGGGGAATCACTTACCCTATGGAGTAA
- a CDS encoding GNAT family N-acetyltransferase, with the protein MQAVVHGGGLAAGAFVKEELVGFVFGIIVLDRGEPGLHSHMLGVLPAFRGMRIGQDLKWFQREWCLNCGINWVSWTFDPMQARNAKLNLEHLGSYGYEYLPNFYGELGGKLNAGLPTDRLLVRWDLTSDEVAKLALGEVRRQPPRDLLSVGEGSSRQLDLDTEWVRISIPEDISHLKLHDADKALFHQKELQCVMEKYMARGYIPNRFLEGGYWLKKTK; encoded by the coding sequence ATGCAGGCGGTTGTCCATGGTGGTGGTTTAGCTGCGGGTGCTTTCGTTAAAGAGGAACTAGTTGGTTTTGTGTTTGGAATTATTGTTCTTGATAGAGGTGAACCGGGTCTCCACTCCCACATGCTGGGGGTGCTGCCTGCATTTCGTGGAATGCGGATTGGTCAAGACTTAAAGTGGTTTCAGCGAGAATGGTGTTTGAATTGCGGAATAAACTGGGTTAGTTGGACTTTTGATCCAATGCAAGCGCGAAACGCCAAATTAAACCTTGAGCATCTTGGCTCATATGGTTACGAGTACCTCCCAAATTTCTACGGAGAACTTGGTGGAAAACTTAATGCTGGTTTACCCACGGATAGATTGCTGGTCCGTTGGGATCTAACGTCTGATGAAGTTGCAAAACTTGCTTTGGGCGAGGTGCGGCGTCAACCGCCTAGGGATTTATTATCGGTAGGAGAAGGATCAAGTCGGCAACTAGACCTTGATACTGAGTGGGTGAGGATATCTATTCCTGAAGATATTAGCCACCTTAAATTACATGATGCAGACAAAGCACTTTTTCATCAAAAAGAACTTCAATGCGTCATGGAGAAATACATGGCTCGTGGTTATATCCCCAATCGGTTTCTGGAGGGAGGTTACTGGCTAAAAAAAACAAAGTAG
- a CDS encoding transcriptional repressor, with amino-acid sequence MEVRKDSLRNLLKRYGLRYSAPRASILQLFREAPRHVSAESLYLELKRRGGHLSLSTVYLNLSVLSDAGLLRKFKGVSGETIYDSNLQPHDHLLCERSGEVVDLPEIEINGVPLGRYLKERIEKETGWQVREPRLEFRGLAPEKRS; translated from the coding sequence ATGGAAGTACGAAAAGACTCGCTTCGTAATTTGCTTAAACGGTACGGGCTAAGGTACAGCGCTCCGAGGGCAAGTATTTTGCAGTTGTTCCGGGAGGCACCACGACATGTTAGCGCAGAAAGCCTCTATCTGGAACTGAAGCGCCGTGGTGGGCATTTGAGCCTATCGACCGTTTATCTGAATCTAAGTGTGCTTTCTGATGCCGGCTTGTTGCGAAAGTTTAAGGGCGTCTCAGGCGAGACAATATACGATAGTAATTTACAGCCGCACGACCATCTTTTGTGTGAACGGTCAGGTGAGGTTGTAGATTTGCCGGAGATAGAAATTAATGGTGTCCCGCTCGGTCGTTATTTGAAAGAACGAATCGAGAAGGAGACTGGTTGGCAAGTACGTGAGCCTAGGTTGGAATTCAGGGGCCTTGCTCCTGAAAAAAGATCTTAA
- a CDS encoding malate dehydrogenase yields the protein MREAVRVAVTGGAGQIGYSLLFRIASGDIFGLDQPVRLQLLEIPQAMDALMGTVMELDDCAFPLLSNVSASDQPGEVFSGAQHAILVGSRPRGPGMERKDLLEANGAIFSVQGQALNENADRKVRVLVVGNPANTNALIAMNHAPGIPPEQFSAMTRLDHNRAVSQLAVKTGFNTAEIRRMIIWGNHSDTQVPDISHAVVAEESATALVKQSWVSEEFIPNVQKRGAAIIDARGLSSAASAASAVVDHMRNWIFGTPKGDWVSMGVPSKGEYGISKGLIYSFPVTVENGVVAVVKGLAVSDDVRRRMEVSELELLEERTTVKGLLG from the coding sequence ATGAGGGAAGCTGTTCGTGTGGCTGTAACAGGCGGCGCTGGCCAGATTGGGTACTCTCTTTTGTTCAGGATAGCATCAGGTGATATTTTTGGTCTCGACCAACCAGTAAGGCTTCAGCTGCTTGAAATCCCACAAGCCATGGATGCCCTCATGGGCACGGTAATGGAGTTGGATGACTGTGCGTTCCCATTGCTTAGCAATGTGAGTGCCTCTGATCAACCCGGGGAAGTGTTTAGTGGCGCCCAACACGCGATATTAGTAGGTTCAAGGCCTCGTGGCCCAGGTATGGAGAGAAAGGATCTTCTTGAGGCTAATGGCGCTATATTTTCTGTGCAGGGTCAAGCGCTAAACGAAAACGCGGATAGGAAGGTGCGGGTTCTTGTGGTGGGAAATCCCGCAAACACGAACGCCTTGATCGCAATGAACCATGCTCCTGGTATTCCTCCTGAACAATTTTCGGCAATGACCAGACTTGATCATAATCGAGCTGTTTCCCAACTTGCGGTTAAGACTGGTTTTAATACGGCCGAAATTAGGAGAATGATTATTTGGGGAAATCATTCCGATACGCAGGTTCCTGATATTTCACATGCAGTGGTTGCCGAAGAGTCGGCGACTGCATTAGTAAAACAATCTTGGGTGTCAGAGGAATTTATTCCTAATGTACAGAAGCGGGGGGCGGCGATTATTGACGCCCGCGGTCTTTCTAGCGCTGCTTCCGCTGCTTCCGCCGTCGTTGATCATATGCGGAATTGGATATTTGGTACGCCAAAGGGTGATTGGGTGAGCATGGGAGTGCCAAGTAAAGGAGAGTACGGTATTTCTAAAGGCTTAATATACTCCTTTCCTGTAACAGTTGAAAATGGAGTAGTTGCTGTAGTTAAAGGCTTGGCGGTTTCTGATGACGTCCGACGTCGAATGGAAGTTTCGGAATTAGAACTACTGGAAGAACGAACAACTGTTAAAGGCCTTCTCGGGTAG
- a CDS encoding chromosome partitioning protein ParB, which yields MSAKPRGLGRGLDDLLPKVEKGIRKISLQQLNVSPLQPRRTLDNAAISELAASIQRQGVLQPILVREVGTGFEIIAGERRYRAAKRAGLSEVPVIVKKLSDQQALEIAIVENLQREDLNPVDEARAFERLLAFGLTQEKVAKAVGKSRSAVANTLRLLSLPQSCLDAVVEGRISAGHARALLSLDEDERDWALDQVVARQLSVRETEKLRQPKVARPMENINQPYADLERGLTRHISTQVTIRGEKRGKIELHFHSRDELERLIELLGYVP from the coding sequence GTGTCAGCCAAACCTAGAGGTTTAGGACGAGGACTAGACGATTTGCTGCCTAAAGTAGAGAAGGGTATAAGGAAAATCTCGCTTCAACAGCTAAATGTTTCACCACTACAGCCGCGAAGGACGTTAGACAACGCTGCTATTTCTGAGTTAGCCGCTTCAATCCAGCGTCAGGGTGTATTGCAACCAATACTAGTTCGTGAAGTTGGCACAGGTTTTGAGATTATAGCTGGTGAACGAAGATATAGGGCTGCAAAGAGAGCTGGATTATCGGAAGTCCCAGTGATAGTTAAAAAACTTTCTGACCAACAAGCGCTAGAAATAGCCATTGTCGAGAATTTACAAAGGGAAGATTTAAATCCTGTGGACGAAGCCCGTGCGTTCGAGAGGCTATTGGCATTCGGGCTAACGCAGGAAAAAGTTGCTAAGGCGGTTGGGAAAAGTAGAAGTGCTGTAGCAAATACACTTCGATTGCTAAGTTTGCCGCAAAGCTGCCTTGACGCAGTTGTTGAAGGTAGAATATCTGCCGGCCATGCTAGAGCCTTGTTGTCCCTTGATGAGGATGAAAGAGACTGGGCTTTAGATCAGGTTGTCGCTCGACAATTAAGTGTTCGCGAGACCGAGAAGCTTCGGCAACCTAAAGTAGCGCGCCCAATGGAAAATATTAACCAACCTTATGCTGATCTAGAAAGAGGTTTGACTAGACACATTAGTACTCAAGTAACAATTCGCGGAGAAAAAAGGGGAAAAATTGAACTTCACTTTCACTCAAGGGACGAGCTAGAAAGACTAATCGAACTTCTAGGTTATGTCCCATAG
- a CDS encoding chromosome partitioning protein: MPIVGIINQKGGVGKTTTAVNLAAAIARIHSVLLIDMDPQANASSGLGILNPQKTVYDVLIGNATAETIVSETSLPGLDILASSPELAGAAMDLDTNTENMLLLSKALIVTRSKYDFIVLDAPPSIGALTLNVLAAADHLIIPLQAEYYGLEGIAHMMDTITRVQGSLNPSLTVLGILLTMFDSRTRLSVQVEENVRQHFGPLVFKAVIPRSVRLAEAPSFGQPALEFAPISSGAKAYQALSREVIERVSQT, encoded by the coding sequence ATACCAATAGTAGGCATCATTAACCAAAAGGGTGGGGTGGGCAAGACCACTACAGCGGTAAATCTTGCTGCCGCTATTGCGCGAATACACTCAGTTTTGTTGATTGACATGGACCCTCAGGCCAATGCTAGTAGTGGGTTAGGGATCTTAAATCCACAAAAGACCGTTTATGATGTATTGATTGGTAATGCAACAGCAGAAACAATAGTATCTGAGACTTCTTTACCTGGCCTAGACATTCTTGCTTCCTCCCCCGAGCTTGCTGGAGCAGCTATGGACTTAGATACTAATACAGAGAACATGCTTCTGTTATCTAAAGCCCTTATAGTCACTAGGTCCAAATATGACTTCATAGTTTTGGATGCACCTCCATCGATAGGAGCCCTGACTCTTAATGTTTTGGCGGCCGCCGATCACTTAATTATACCGTTGCAAGCGGAATACTATGGTTTGGAGGGAATTGCACACATGATGGATACAATAACCAGAGTTCAGGGTTCTTTGAATCCAAGCCTAACAGTCTTGGGGATTTTGCTTACAATGTTTGACTCTAGGACAAGGTTGTCTGTACAGGTTGAAGAAAATGTCCGGCAGCACTTTGGGCCCCTAGTGTTCAAAGCTGTTATACCTAGGAGTGTTCGTTTGGCGGAGGCCCCGTCTTTTGGACAGCCGGCTTTAGAATTTGCTCCGATCTCTAGTGGGGCTAAAGCGTATCAAGCATTATCCAGGGAGGTTATCGAGCGTGTCAGCCAAACCTAG
- a CDS encoding tRNA uridine-5-carboxymethylaminomethyl(34) synthesis enzyme MnmG: protein MLKADVVVIGGGHAGIEAAHAAASLGAKVVMTIPNPEKIGLMPCNPAIGGPGKSQLVFELQALGGVMGRLADQAAIHTRTLNESKGPAVRSLRVQNGRDEYAKIARHLVEGIPGIEIIRGEVATLETEQTKGLKLKGITLTDGRTIETSAAVLCTGTFLAGVVWYGTNKREAGRQGEPPARHLSKSLRDTGHKLVRFKTGTPPRIRAQSVDFSVLSVVNAESPPKSFSGQPGPNAGSSATWITHTTTETHALIEDNLHKSAMYGGMVEGQGPRYCPSIEDKVVRFADKDRHLLFVEPDGLETSEVYLQGFSSSMPPNLQDDMIRTLPGFESAEIHRYAYAVEYDALDPTGLDVTLMSKVVEGLFSAGQINGTSGYEEAAAQGLVAGVNSARFSQNQEPVWIPRTEGYIGVLLDDLVRWGIDEPYRMLTSRNEYRLHHRQDNAAERLTETGYSWGLVEKRVLDQEIEKTARIHKELERLKAVHYKGKTGLSILCRPKHTYKMVTEIVGLPENQLNEDEIGRLEVLARYSPYITRAMNHLKGRSKFEGLVLEGIDYWHVPSMSSEGSEVLQKHKPRTLGAAQRLRGVRDSDITALLVHLRAR, encoded by the coding sequence TTGTTGAAGGCTGATGTAGTGGTCATAGGGGGTGGTCATGCTGGCATTGAGGCGGCACATGCTGCTGCTAGCCTTGGTGCTAAGGTTGTTATGACAATACCTAACCCTGAGAAAATTGGTCTTATGCCATGCAATCCTGCGATTGGCGGGCCAGGAAAATCTCAACTAGTATTTGAACTTCAAGCTTTGGGTGGAGTAATGGGCCGCCTTGCTGATCAGGCTGCCATTCACACGAGGACGCTCAATGAGAGTAAAGGGCCTGCAGTGAGATCGTTAAGGGTTCAAAATGGCCGCGATGAATACGCCAAAATAGCTCGGCATCTTGTTGAAGGCATTCCGGGTATAGAAATTATTAGGGGTGAAGTAGCTACCCTGGAAACAGAACAGACTAAGGGTCTTAAGTTGAAGGGGATTACGCTCACAGATGGACGCACTATTGAAACTAGCGCTGCAGTCTTGTGTACGGGCACGTTTCTTGCTGGAGTTGTGTGGTACGGCACTAATAAACGAGAAGCCGGGAGACAGGGAGAGCCCCCAGCTAGGCACTTGTCAAAAAGCTTACGAGATACAGGACATAAACTCGTCAGATTTAAAACAGGGACCCCTCCGAGAATTCGAGCACAGTCGGTAGATTTTTCTGTCTTAAGTGTAGTAAATGCTGAGTCTCCCCCTAAATCATTTTCGGGTCAGCCGGGTCCTAACGCGGGTTCTAGTGCTACCTGGATTACCCATACAACCACCGAGACCCATGCTTTGATAGAAGACAATCTTCATAAATCGGCAATGTATGGAGGTATGGTTGAGGGCCAAGGACCAAGATACTGCCCTTCAATCGAAGACAAAGTCGTTCGATTTGCGGATAAAGATCGACATCTTCTTTTTGTAGAGCCGGACGGCTTAGAAACTAGTGAAGTATATCTTCAGGGTTTTTCTAGCTCGATGCCACCCAACTTACAAGACGACATGATTCGAACACTCCCTGGTTTTGAGTCCGCAGAGATACACCGATATGCGTATGCGGTTGAGTACGATGCTCTCGACCCCACGGGACTCGATGTAACTCTTATGTCGAAGGTCGTGGAAGGACTTTTTTCCGCAGGCCAGATAAACGGTACTAGTGGGTATGAAGAAGCCGCAGCGCAAGGGTTGGTTGCAGGAGTGAATTCGGCTAGGTTCTCCCAAAATCAAGAACCTGTGTGGATACCAAGAACAGAGGGTTATATCGGCGTACTTTTGGACGACCTAGTGCGTTGGGGTATAGATGAGCCTTATCGCATGTTGACGTCCAGAAATGAATATCGCCTTCACCATAGGCAAGATAACGCAGCCGAACGACTTACAGAGACAGGGTATTCCTGGGGGCTCGTGGAAAAAAGGGTGCTAGACCAAGAAATAGAAAAAACAGCCAGAATCCATAAAGAATTAGAACGCCTCAAGGCTGTACACTATAAAGGCAAGACAGGCTTATCAATACTATGCAGACCCAAGCATACTTACAAAATGGTTACCGAAATAGTCGGCCTTCCAGAGAATCAATTAAACGAAGACGAAATCGGACGCCTTGAGGTTTTGGCTCGCTACAGCCCATACATTACAAGGGCTATGAATCACCTTAAAGGGCGATCAAAGTTCGAGGGTTTGGTATTAGAGGGCATCGATTATTGGCACGTGCCAAGCATGTCCAGTGAAGGATCAGAGGTTCTACAAAAGCATAAGCCGAGAACCTTAGGGGCAGCTCAGCGCCTGAGGGGTGTCAGGGATAGCGACATCACTGCCTTGTTAGTTCACTTGAGGGCACGTTAA
- a CDS encoding chromosomal replication initiator protein DnaA has protein sequence MLSSETAIWDDILDYVKNAIPEVEYRTWFEQVRPLGIENGAFMIGVPHSFARDWLRNHYGNLLEKALEGLGADSPRIEFQVVAFQSTEQKDMFATQEKENPTDIRPLFNPKYIFSNFIVGPNNNLSHAAALAVAEAPGRAYNPLFLYGETGLGKTHLMQAIGHSVADLFPGLRIEYVTTEAFTNEMISSIREDRRTSFRDRYRSIDLLLVDDIQFIAGKERTQEEFFHTFNALYESGKQIVVSSDRPPKNIPTLENRLRSRFEWGLITDIQAPDLETRIAILGLNAEYRGIKIPSEVIDFIAHQVTSNIRELEGALLRVLVYTSMNQEDLTPQTAAKALSDVFTPSDINLTMNDILRITANHFDLEPGKLKSKGRRRELVVARQVAMYLIRELTPHSYPEIGQFFSGRDHSTVMYAVQKIEEQTKDTTNDLHKKILEIKEELF, from the coding sequence ATGCTGAGCAGTGAAACAGCTATCTGGGACGATATTCTCGATTATGTCAAGAACGCCATCCCTGAAGTAGAGTACAGAACTTGGTTCGAGCAGGTTAGACCTCTTGGAATAGAGAATGGTGCCTTTATGATCGGCGTTCCTCATTCCTTTGCGAGAGACTGGCTTCGCAACCACTATGGGAATCTTCTCGAGAAAGCACTCGAGGGTCTTGGTGCAGACTCACCAAGGATAGAATTCCAGGTTGTCGCTTTCCAAAGCACCGAACAAAAAGACATGTTTGCTACTCAGGAAAAGGAAAACCCGACCGATATTAGGCCATTATTTAACCCAAAATACATCTTCTCTAATTTTATCGTGGGACCTAATAACAACCTATCTCATGCAGCAGCTTTAGCTGTTGCTGAGGCTCCCGGCCGAGCCTACAACCCACTGTTCCTTTACGGAGAAACGGGTTTAGGGAAAACCCACCTCATGCAAGCAATTGGGCACTCAGTGGCTGATCTTTTTCCTGGCTTACGCATTGAGTATGTGACGACAGAAGCGTTCACTAATGAAATGATTAGCTCTATAAGAGAAGACCGTAGGACATCCTTCAGAGATCGTTATCGTTCTATTGACCTCTTACTTGTAGATGACATACAGTTTATTGCTGGGAAAGAACGTACTCAAGAGGAGTTTTTTCATACCTTTAATGCTCTGTACGAGTCCGGCAAACAGATTGTTGTGTCATCAGATCGCCCACCTAAGAACATTCCTACGCTAGAGAATAGGCTACGTAGTCGATTCGAATGGGGCTTAATTACTGATATCCAAGCCCCAGATTTAGAGACTCGCATCGCTATCTTAGGGTTGAATGCCGAGTATCGGGGTATAAAAATTCCAAGCGAGGTCATAGACTTCATTGCTCACCAAGTAACCTCTAACATTAGGGAATTAGAAGGTGCCCTCCTTCGGGTATTGGTTTATACCAGCATGAATCAAGAGGATTTGACTCCCCAAACAGCTGCAAAAGCACTGTCTGACGTATTTACACCAAGCGATATCAACCTCACGATGAATGACATTCTTAGAATCACTGCAAACCACTTTGATTTGGAACCCGGTAAGCTTAAATCAAAAGGCCGTAGGCGGGAGTTAGTTGTAGCACGCCAAGTCGCCATGTATTTGATTAGAGAGCTTACTCCTCATTCTTACCCAGAGATTGGGCAGTTTTTTTCTGGTCGTGATCACTCAACCGTCATGTATGCGGTGCAAAAAATTGAAGAACAAACCAAAGATACAACGAATGATCTACATAAAAAGATTTTGGAAATTAAAGAAGAACTATTTTGA
- the dnaN gene encoding DNA polymerase III subunit beta, translating to MVEVQVQKRELVTSLGNVVRIIPSRASNPGLGLLKTEITDKSIVLSGSNMEIDIEATVPADVTGTGSFCLSGHVFSQVIGSLPGDMVTLKLGDKEVVVSSGNFDTTLRLEDSESAPVISFSEKLVGKVEAPELAKALSSVRYAAATADYQAIFRGVKIEFKEQEMRTVSTDGFRLAYYNSDYSTGLKGDVVAPARSIDEVVRLLAEGTVRFDLSDSRLSIQAKPYRINVNLMDGSFPDYEKVIPKSFPVSISVDAGLLTEAVSRVALMADKNANNRVDLFIKGGILQITAEGSYGRSQEAIDVLQTGNDQEIALAYNAKYLTDALSPISGDLQISFSGTSTPSVMASSEDPSYLAMVVPLRTG from the coding sequence ATGGTGGAAGTTCAGGTACAAAAAAGGGAATTGGTTACTAGTCTTGGTAATGTTGTCCGAATTATTCCCAGTAGAGCTAGTAATCCTGGGTTGGGTCTTTTGAAAACAGAGATTACTGATAAATCGATTGTTTTAAGCGGTTCAAACATGGAAATAGATATAGAAGCTACTGTTCCTGCTGACGTAACTGGAACAGGGAGTTTTTGTTTATCGGGTCACGTATTTTCGCAAGTAATTGGCTCTTTACCAGGGGATATGGTGACCCTCAAGTTAGGGGATAAGGAAGTAGTAGTGTCGTCAGGTAATTTCGACACAACCCTGAGACTAGAAGACTCAGAAAGTGCGCCGGTCATATCTTTTAGTGAAAAATTGGTTGGAAAGGTGGAAGCACCAGAGCTAGCAAAAGCTTTGTCAAGCGTCCGTTATGCCGCAGCTACAGCCGACTATCAAGCTATCTTTAGGGGCGTAAAAATAGAGTTTAAAGAACAAGAGATGCGTACAGTCTCCACCGATGGATTTCGTCTCGCATATTACAATAGCGATTACAGCACTGGGCTCAAGGGAGACGTTGTTGCTCCTGCAAGAAGTATAGATGAAGTGGTTAGGCTTCTTGCAGAAGGTACAGTGCGGTTTGATCTTTCTGATTCCCGCTTAAGTATTCAGGCTAAACCTTATCGGATTAACGTAAATTTAATGGATGGTTCTTTTCCTGACTATGAGAAAGTAATACCAAAATCTTTCCCTGTGAGCATCTCTGTTGATGCAGGACTTCTTACCGAGGCTGTTTCCAGGGTTGCTCTAATGGCGGATAAAAATGCCAACAATAGAGTTGATCTATTTATTAAGGGAGGTATTTTACAAATTACAGCTGAAGGTAGTTACGGCCGTTCCCAAGAGGCAATTGATGTTTTACAGACAGGTAATGACCAGGAAATTGCCCTTGCATATAATGCAAAGTACCTTACCGACGCCTTGAGTCCCATAAGTGGGGATTTACAAATTTCCTTTTCTGGGACCTCTACACCTAGTGTTATGGCTAGCAGTGAAGATCCAAGCTACTTAGCAATGGTTGTCCCATTGAGAACTGGATAA